The proteins below come from a single Jaculus jaculus isolate mJacJac1 chromosome X, mJacJac1.mat.Y.cur, whole genome shotgun sequence genomic window:
- the LOC101594300 gene encoding melanoma-associated antigen 10-like produces MSRPQNSTSSHVEEDLHSQNEIQVALGGQEAIQDDDTTSDSTLSLSSYSSSFAISSVCSVGPSVSVEGIGATGTSNQSPPSGGLSSNFMVSRPGNQSVQGEMQTVNSQAPPLVAPCICIQIDIKVNELVHFLLYKYRIREVITKDEMLYKVIRKFYEYYTLIFYTASQYLMITFGTEVKEVDYNAHSYCLVPALGLTYDGMLSDMQGIPKTGLLILVLSIIYKKGHSATQVVVQSTLKSAGLFGDSYRILYPNAWKLITEDFVQEGYLLYRQVPHTFPDQFEFLWGPRAHDEINPLTFMIFSMFMSRAIQKLYPCNHLRLWALI; encoded by the coding sequence ATGTCTAGACCTCAGAATTCCACCTCCTCACATGTTGAGGAAGATCTTCATTCCCAAAATGAGATACAGGTTGCCTTAGGTGGGCAGGAGGCTATACAGGATGATGATACCACATCTGATTCTACCTTGTCTTTGTCATCCTACTCTTCTTCCTTTGCAATCTCCTCTGTCTGTAGTGTGGGTCCCAGTGTCTCAGTGGAGGGAATTGGTGCTACTGGGACCTCAAATCAGAGTCCTCCCAGTGGTGGATTATCCTCCAATTTCATGGTCTCCAGGCCAGGCAACCAGTCTGTTCAAGGGGAGATGCAAACAGTCAATTCACAGGCACCTCCACTTGTTGCTCCCTGCATCTGCATTCAGATAGATATAAAAGTAAATGAGTTAGTGCATTTCCTGCTGTACAAGTATAGAATTAGGGAGGTGATCACCAAAGATGAAATGCTGTATAAGGTCATTAGAAAATTTTATGAGTACTACACTCTAATTTTCTATACTGCATCTCAATATTTGATGATAACCTTTGGCACTGAGGTCAAGGAAGTAGACTACAATGCTCACTCCTATTGTCTGGTCCCTGCCCTGGGTCTCACATATGATGGAATGCTGAGTGACATGCAGGGCATACCTAAGACAGGGCTGCTGATATTAGTCCTGAGCATAATCTACAAGAAGGGTCATAGTGCCACTCAGGTGGTGGTCCAGAGTACACTGAAATCTGCTGGGTTGTTTGGTGATAGCTATCGTATACTATACCCAAATGCTTGGAAACTAATTACTGAAGATTTTGTGCAAGAAGGGTACCTCTTGTACCGTCAGGTGCCCCACACTTTTCCTGACCAGTTTGAGTTCCTGTGGGGTCCAAGGGCCCATGATGAAATCAACCCCTTAACATTCATGATATTTTCCATGTTTATGAGCAGGGCTATACAAAAATTATACCCATGTAATCATCTGAGGCTCTGGGCATTGATCTAG